The Pseudomonas sp. IAC-BECa141 genome contains the following window.
CTTAGAACGACAAGCATTTTTCCGGGCGCGCCAGTCGATGGGGCACCGATTGAAGACACGAGGAAAGCATGAGCAAGCAGATTCTGATTCTCCCAGGCGACGGTATTGGTCCGGAAATCATGGCCGAAGCGGTCAAGGTGCTGGAGCTGGCCAACGACAAGTACAGCCTGGGTTTCGAGCTGAGCCATGACGTGATCGGTGGCGCCGCCATCGACAAGCACGGCGTGCCGCTGGCCGACGAAACGCTCGATCGCGCTCGCGCTGCCGATGCCGTGCTGCTGGGCGCCGTGGGCGGCCCGAAATGGGACACCATCGAGCGTGACATCCGCCCTGAGCGCGGCCTGCTGAAAATCCGTGCGCAACTGGGCCTGTTCGGCAACCTGCGTCCGGCGATCCTTTACCCGCAACTGGCTGACGCTTCGAGCCTGAAACCGGAAATCGTTTCCGGCCTGGACATCCTGATCGTCCGTGAGCTGACCGGCGGCATCTATTTCGGTGCGCCGCGCGGCACTCGTACCCTGGAAAACGGCGAGCGCCAGTCCTACGACACGCTGCCGTACAGCGAAAGCGAAATCCGCCGCATCGCCCGTGTCGGTTTCGACATGGCCATGGTCCGCGGCAAGAAGCTGTGCTCGGTGGACAAGGCCAACGTGCTGGCGTCTAGCCAGTTGTGGCGTGAAGTGGTCGAGCAGGTGGCCAAGGATTACCCTGAAGTCGAACTGAGTCACATGTACGTCGACAACGCTGCCATGCAACTGGTGCGGGCACCGAAGCAGTTCGACGTGATCGTCACCGACAACATGTTCGGCGACATTCTGTCCGACGAAGCGTCGATGCTCACCGGCTCCATCGGCATGCTGCCGTCGGCCTCGCTGGATGCCAACAACAAGGGCATGTACGAGCCTTGCCACGGTTCGGCACCGGACATCGCCGGCCAAGGCATCGCCAACCCGCTGGCGACCATCCTGTCGGTGTCGATGATGCTGCGTTACAGCTTCAATCTGCACGAAGCGGCGGATGCCATCGAGAAAGCGGTCAGCGTGGTGCTGGATCAAGGCCTGCGCACCGGCGACATCTTTTCGACCGGTTGCACTAAAGTCGGTACGCAGGAAATGGGTGACGCAGTAGTCGCCGCGCTGCGGAATCTGTAATCTCTCGGGCCCGCTGCGAAATTCAATACAAAGCAGCGGCCCACTTTTCAAGAAGGTGTAGTTGCGATGAAACGTGTAGGTCTGATCGGTTGGCGCGGCATGGTCGGTTCCGTGCTCATGCAGCGGATGCTGGAAGAGCAGGATTTCGATCTTATCGAGCCGGTGTTTTTCACCACTTCCAATGTCGGTGGCCAAGGCCCGTCCGTGGGCAAGGACATTGCTCCGCTCAAGGACGCTTACAGCATTGAAGAGCTGAAGACCCTCGACGTGATCCTGACCTGCCAGGGCGGCGACTACACCAGCGAAGTATTCCCCAAGCTGCGCGAAGCCGGCTGGCAGGGTTACTGGATCGACGCGGCCTCGAGCCTGCGGATGAACGACGACGCCGTCATCATCCTCGACCCGGTCAACCGCAAGGTCATCGACCAGCAACTCGACGCGGGCACCAAGAACTACATCGGCGGCAACTGCACCGTCAGCCTGATGCTGATGGGCCTGGGCGGCCTGTTCGAGGCCGGTCTGGTCGAGTGGATGAGCGCCATGACCTATCAGGCGGCCTCGGGTGCCGGCGCGCAGAACATGCGTGAACTGATCAAGCAGATGGGCGCGACCCACGCCGCTGTCGCCGATCAACTGGCCGATCCGGCCAGCGCGATTCTCGACATCGACCGTCGTGTGGCCGAAGCCATGCGCAGCGACGCTTACCCGACCGAAAACTTCGGCGTACCGCTGGCCGGCAGCCTGATCCCGTGGATCGACAAGGAATTGCCGAACGGCCAGAGCCGCGAAGAGTGGAAGGCCCAGGCCGAGACCAACAAGATCCTCGGTCGCTTCAAGAGCCCGATCCCGGTCGACGGTATCTGCGTGCGCATCGGCGCCATGCGCTGCCACAGCCAGGCGCTGACCATCAAACTGAACAAAGACGTGCCGATCGCCGACATCGAAGGGCTGATCAGCCAGCACAACCCTTGGGTCAAGCTGGTGCCGAACAACCGTGAAATCAGCATGCAGGAGCTGAGCCCGACGAAAGTCACCGGCACCCTGAACGTACCGGTCGGTCGTCTGCGCAAGCTGAACATGGGTTCGCAGTTCGTTGGCGCGTTCACCGTCGGCGACCAGTTGCTGTGGGGCGCTGCCGAGCCGCTGCGTCGCATGCTGCGGATCCTGCTGGAGCGTTGATCGCTTGACGCAATGAAAGAACCCGCGCCTTGCAAGAGGCGCGGGTTTTTTTGTACCTGTTGATCGTTCCCACGCTCTGTGTGGGAAATGCAGCCATGGACGCTCCGCGTCCGCTCTTCGCGGCGGGCGCGAATTGCCTGTGTGCGACTCACCCGGTAAAGTGCCGCTCCCCCCGTTTCGCCAGAGGTAGCAACATGACCCAGACCCTTGATATTGCCGTGATCGGCGCCACCGGTACTGTCGGCGAAACGCTTGTGCAGATTCTCGAAGAGCGCGACTTCCCGGTTGGCACACTGCATCTGTTGGCCAGCAGCGAATCGGCTGGCAGCTCAGTGTCGTATCGTGGCAAGAACGTGCGGGTGCGTGAGGTCGATGAGTTCGACTTCGCCAAGGTCAAACTGGTTTTCTTTACCGCGGGGCCTGCGGTCACCCTGAGTTACGCGGCTCGCGCTCATGCCGCGGGTTGTTCACTGATCGATCTGTCCGGTGCCTTGCCGGCCGACCAGGCCCCGCAAGTGGTGCCGGAAGCCAATGTCGAGGTGTTGGCCGGTCTGAAAGCGCCGTTTCAGGTCAGCAGCCCGAGCCCGTCGGCCACTGCGCTGGCCGTGGTGCTGGCGCCATTGCGCGAGCTGATCGAGCTGCAATACGTGCATGTCACCGCCAGTCTGGCCATTTCCGCTCAGGGGCGCGAAGCAGTCTCCGAGCTGGCGCGCCAGACCGCTGAACTGTTGAATCTGCGTCCGCTGGAGCCGAAATTCTTTGATCGGCAGGTGGCATTCAACGTACTGGCCCAGGTCGGTACGCCGGATGCGCAAGGCCATACGCTGCTGGAAAAGCGCCTGGTCCGCGAACTGCGTCAGGTGCTGGCGCAGCCTTCTTTAAAGATTTCCGCGACTTGCATTCAAGCCCCGGTGTTTTTTGGCGATAGCTTTAGCGTGACCTTGCAGTCAGCGAGCGCGGTCGACCTGGAAAAGGTCAATGCTGCGCTTGAAGATGCCGAGGGTATCGAGCTGGTCGAGGCCGGCGATTATCCGACTGCTGTCGGTGATGCGGTCGGGCAGGACGTGGTCTATGTCGGGCGGGTGCGCGCCGGTGTCGACGAGCCGTCGGAACTTAATCTGTGGCTGACGTCAGATAACGTACGCAAGGGTGCGGCCCTCAACGCCGTGCAGGTCGCCGAGTTGTTGATAAAAGACCTGCTGTAAAAGATACTTGGCAACAATTTGTCGACTGATTCTAGGCGAGCGCTATGCTTGCCCCGAGCACTCGATGACGTGTCACCCTCCGGGACTTTCCGGGGCATCAAAGAAATGATCGCGCGCGGCATGCTGTCGTCGTCGCGCGCAATGCCTTACGGCAGCGACAATCAACATCTTCTCGCTGGCCGAGGAACGTTCAAACAAAGGAAGAGGCTATGGTTCAAGTTCGCAAACTGGTGTTAGCAATAGCGGCCGCCTCGGCGCTGTCCTCCGGTATGGCGCATGCCCTCGGGCTCGGGGAGCTGACCCTGAAGTCGACCCTGAACCAGCCGCTGGTGGCGGAAATCGAGCTGCTCGATGTCAAGGATCTGACCGCTGCCGAAGTGGTGCCGAGCCTGGCCTCGCCGGAAGATTTTGCCAAGGCCGGCGTCGATCGCCAGGCCTTCCTCAATGATCTGACCTTCACCCCGGTGCTCAACGCCAGCGGCAAAAGCGTGCTGCGCGTAACATCGAGCAAGCCGCTGTCGGAACCGATGGTGAAATTCCTCGTGCAGGTGATGTGGCCAAACGGCCGTCTGCTGCGTGACTACAGCGTCCTGCTGGATCCGTCGAAGTTCTCGCCGCAGACCGCTGATGCTGCCGCTCAACCAGCGCCAGCGCAAACCATCACCGCACCGACCACCGGTGCCACGCATTCGACCCACACCACCACGCCGCGCGACACCCTGTGGGAAATCGCCGCCAAGGCGCGCACCGGCGGTTCGGTGCAGCAGACCATGCTGGCGATCCAGGCCCTGAATCCGGACGCGTTCATCGACGGCAACATCAACCGCCTGAAAACCGGCCAGGTGCTGCGTCTGCCGGATCAGGTGCAAAGCACTGCGCTACCGCAATCCAAGGCCATTGCCGAAGTGGCCGCGCAGAACGAAGCCTGGCGTCAGGGCCGTCGTTATGCGGCCAGACCGGGCACCGGTCAGCAGCAGCTCGATGCGACCAATCGTGGGCGCGCCAATACCGGCGCTGCGCAAAACACCAAGGACAACCTGAGCCTGGTGTCCGCCGAAAGCGCCAAGGCGCGTGGCAAGGGGCCGGCCGGCGATGCCAAGGCTCTGAGCAACAAACTGGCGGTGACCCAGGAAAGTCTCGACACCACCCGTCGCGACAACGAAGAACTGAAAAGCCGCATGGCCGATCTGCAAAGTCAGTTGGACAAGCTGCAGCGCCTGATCGAGCTGAAGAACAGTCAACTGGCGAAAATGCAGGCCGAAGGCTCGGGTGCTGCCCCAGCCGGCGCTGCCACTGCGCCAGTGGTGCCGGCGATCACCGCGGAACTGGCTGCCACGCCGCCGGCAACTCCGGCAGAGGCTGCTCCGGCCGCGCCTGTGCCTGAGGCTGCTCCTCCGGCCCCGGTCGAGCCGGTTGTCGAGCCTGTGGTTGAAACCACGCCCGCCGCCGATGACGAGAAGAACTTCAATGAACTGCTGACCAATCCGATCCTGCTGGGTCTGGTTGGTGGCGGTGCAGTGGTTCTGCTGCTCCTGCTGTTGCTGCTGGCGCGTCGCCGCAAGGCGCAACAGGAAGCCGAAAAGCACTTGCGTATGGCCCGTGCTCTGGAGGAGCAATCCTTCTCCCAGGACCTCGACCTGCCGGAAAGCAGCTTCGAAGGTCTGGAAGTACCAGCCGCCAGCGTCAAGCTGACCCCGGCTCCGGCTCCGGCTCCGGCACCTGCTGCCGCTGCCGTGGTTGCTCCGGTGGTAATGGCCGAGCCGATCGCCGCGCCGTTGGTGGCGCCGGCTGCCGAGCGTTCCGACGACGTGCTGGACAAGGCGCAGTCGCACATCGACGGCGGTCGTCTGAACCAGGCCGCCGCGTTGCTGGAGGAGGGCGTGAGCCTGGAGCCGCAGCGCAGCGATCTGCGTCTGAAACTGATGGAGGTTTACGGTCGCCAGGGTGATCGCGATGCCTTCGTCGGTCAGGAGCGCCAACTGGTTGCCAATGGCGACAACTTCGCCAAGGTCGAAGAGCTGAAAAGCCGCTTCCCGGCCATGGCGGTCGTCGCGGCCAGCGGCCTGGCAGCAGCGGCCATTGCTGCCGAGCTGGACGCGGAATACGTCAAGGAGCTGTTGCTCGATGAGCCTGAAGCGCCTGCTGCGGCAGATAACGAACTGGACAGCGCTTTCGACCTGAGCCTCGACGATCTCGACAACATCACGCCGGTAGAACCTGTGGCTGCTGTCGAGCCTGACGCGCCGGTCGAGCTGGACGCATTCCCGACTGACGACGATCTGAGCTTCGAGTCGGTTCTGCAACAGCAGGCCGACATCAAGGAAAACCTCGACGACCTGTCGGACTTCGACCTGGATCTGGACCTCGGTGCCGATCCTGCGCCTACGCCGGTCGAGCTGGCGGACGATGATTTCCTGCTGGATCTGGACGAAGGCGTGAAGGATCTGCCGCTGGTCGACACCCCGGCCGTGGCCGACGTGCCGCAGGACGATCTGGAACTGCCAGCCGATTTCGACCTGTCTCTGGCTGACGAAATGGACGCGGCGCCTGCCGAGCCGGATGCGTTCGCCGCCGAACTGGACGACGTCAACGCCGAGCTGGATCGCCTGTCGAGTAGCATCAACGAGCCAAGCTTCACCGAAGCTGATGCCGCGTTGGGCGATGATCTGGGTGAGGATGACTTCGACTTCCTGTCCGGCACCGACGAAGCCGCTACCAAACTCGATCTGGCTCAGGCCTACATCGACATGGGCGACAACGACGGTGCACGGGATATCCTCAATGAAGTCATCAGCGAGGGGAACGACAAGCAGAAGAGCGAAGCGAGCGAAATGCTCTCGCATCTGGCCTGAGTCGGCATTCAGCACTAAACAAAACGGCAGCCCATGAGGTTGCCGTTTTTGTTTGGGTCTGGTTTCCCCGTCCCGCCGCCTTATAATGCCCGCCTTTGTAGATCAGCAGGCTGTACCGACTTGGCAAACATAGATAACCCGGCCGCCGAAATGGCCCCCGAAGGCTTTTTCCGCGTCGCGCTGGGCGTTGAATACAAGGGCTCGCGCTACAGCGGCTGGCAGCGCCAGTCCACCGGTGTGCTCACCGTGCAGGAAACCCTGGAAAACGCCCTGTCGAAGGTCGCCGATTCGCCGATCTCGCTGCAATGCGCCGGGCGCACTGACGCCGGTGTGCATGCCTGCGGGCAAGTGGTGCATTTCGATACCCGGGTCGACCGCTCGCTGAAGGCCTGGGTCATGGGCGCCAACATCAATCTGCCCCACGACATCAGCGTCAGTTGGGCGAAGGTCATGCCGGCGCATTTCCATGCGCGATTCAAGGCAATTGCCCGACGCTATCGCTACGTGATCTACAACGATCAGATCCGCCCGGCGCATCTCAACGAAGAGATCACCTGGAATCACCGTCCGCTGGACGTCGAACGCATGGCCGAAGCCGCGCAGTACCTGATCGGTACCCATGATTTCAGTGCCTTCCGTGCTGGCCAGTGCCAGGCCAAGTCGCCGATCAAGAAGATGCATCACTTGCGCGTGACCCGTCACGGCAAAATGATCGTTCTGGATATCCGCGCTAACGCGTTCCTGCACCACATGGTTCGCAACATCGCCGGCGTGCTGATGACCATCGGTGCGGGCGAGCGGCCGGTGGAGTGGATGAAAGAAGTGCTGGAGAGTCGCGAGCGGCGTTCCGGCGGCGTCACGGCGCATCCGTTCGGTCTGTATCTGGTGCAGGTCGAGTACCACGACGAGTTCCCGTTGCCCGAGCGTTTCATCGGGCCACATTTCCTTACGGGTTTCTCGGAACTTGACGGCTGACGCCCTCGAACGCATTTGTTACCATCCGGGACTTTCTCGGGTTTGCCTTGGGGTTTTTATCGACATGTCAGCCGTTCGCAGCAAGATTTGCGGGATTACCCGCATGGAAGATGCGTTGGCAGCCGTCGAGGCCGGGGCCGATGCCATCGGATTTGTGTTCTACGCCAAAAGTCCCCGGGCGGTGACCGTGCAGCAGGCGCGGGCGATCATCGCCGCCTTGCCGCCGTTCGTGACCACGGTCGGGCTGTTCGTCAATGCCAGCCGCTGCGAGCTTGGGGAAATCCTCGATGCCGTGCCGCTGGATCTGCTGCAGTTCCACGGCGACGAAACCGCCGCCGAGTGTGAAGGCTGGCACCGGCCATACATCAAGGCCTTGCGGGTCAAGGCGGGCGATGACATTGCCGCCGCCTGCGATGCCTACCCGAGTGCCAGCGGCGTGCTGCTCGACACTTATGTCGAAGGCGTGCCCGGCGGAACCGGCGAAGCGTTTGACTGGTCATTGATTCCGCAAGGCTTGAGCAAGCCGTTGATTCTGGCCGGCGGCCTGACGCCGGAGAACGTCGCCGATGCGGTCGCCCGGGTGCGGCCGTATGCGGTGGATGTCAGCGGTGGGGTGGAGGCGAGCAAGGGCATCAAGGATCACGCAAAGATTCGTGCATTCATCAACGCCGTACGCTGATGTGACGGCTGGCAGACTGCCGCCGTCCACAGCTCTGTAGAAAAGAGGCTGAGGGTCTTTTCGGGGTGTACGCAGGTCAGTTCCGCTGACCCGGCAGCCCGGACGATCATCGCCACACATGAATTTAGCTGAAGGGCATACGCGGGGCCGCGAACCAGAGCGTTCGGGCCGCCGGTACTGGAGAAAGAAAGCATGAGCAACTGGTTGGTAGACAAGCTGATCCCTTCGATCATGCGTTCCGAGGTCAAGAAGAGCTCGGTGCCTGAAGGTCTGTGGCACAAATGCCCGTCCTGCGAGGCCGTGCTGTATCGTCCGGAGCTGGAAAAGACCCTGGACGTTTGCCCTAAATGCAACCACCACATGCGCATCGGGGCACGCGCGCGCATCGACATCTTCCTGGATGCAGAAGGTCGTGTTGAGCTGGGTGCCGACCTGGAGCCGGTTGACCGTCTGAAATTTCGTGACGGCAAGAAGTACAAGGATCGCCTGACTGCTGCGCAGAAGCAGACCGGCGAGAAAGACGCGCTGGTTTCCATGAGCGGCACCCTGCTGGGCATGCCTGTCGTGGTTTCGGCGTTCGAATTCAGCTTCATGGGCGGCTCCATGGGCGCCATCGTCGGTGAGCGCTTTGTGCGCGCCGCCAACTACGCGCTGGAAAACCGTTGCCCGATGGTCTGCTTCTCCGCCTCCGGTGGTGCGCGGATGCAGGAAGCCCTGATCTCGTTGATGCAGATGGCCAAGACGTCGGCTGTGCTGGCGCGTCTGCGTGAAGAAGGCATTCCGTTCATCTCCGTGCTGACCGACCCGGTCTACGGCGGCGTTTCCGCCAGTCTGGCGATGCTGGGTGACGTGATTGTCGGCGAGCCAAAAGCCCTGATCGGCTTTGCCGGTCCGCGCGTAATCGAGCAGACCGTGCGTGAAAAACTGCCGGAAGGCTTCCAGCGCAGCGAATTCCTGCTGGAACACGGTGCAATCGACCTGATCATCGACCGTCGCGAGCTGCGTCCGCGTCTGGGCAACCTGTTGGCGCAGCTGACTGGTCAGCCCACGCCGACATTTGTCGCTGCACCTGTTGAGCCGATCGTCGTTCCGCCGGTGCCTGCCAACGTATGACCGAGCGCACCCTTGGCGAGTGGCTCGCCTACCTCGAACAGTTGCATCCATCGGCCATCGACATGGGGCTGGAGCGTTCGCAACAGGTAGCGTCCCGCATGGGACTGGGCCAGCCGGCGCCACGGGTGATTACGGTCACTGGCACCAACGGCAAGGGTTCGACCTGCGCTTTCATGGCTTCATTGCTGCGGGCGCAGGGCCTCAACGTCGGTGTCTACAATTCTCCGCACCTGTTGCGTTACAACGAGCGGGTGCAGCTCAATGGCGTCGAAGCCACTGATGCGCAGTTGTGCGAAGCCTTCGCAGCGGTCGAGGCGGGGCGCGGCGACACTTCCCTGACTTACTTCGAAATGGGCACCCTGGCGGCGTTCTGGCTGTTTCAACAGGCCGGGCTCGACGCGGTGGTGCTGGAAGTCGGGCTGGGCGGGCGCCTGGACACGGTCAACGTGGTCGATGCCGATATCGCGCTGGTCACCAGCATTGGCGTCGATCATGCCGATTACCTGGGCAATACCCGCGAATCCGTGGCTTTCGAGAAGGCCGGTATTTTCCGTCAGGGCAAACCCGCGCTGTGCGGCGATCTGAATCCTCCACAACCCCTGCTGGACAAGGCGCGCGAGCTGGCTTGCCCGTTCTTCCTGCGCGGGCGTGATTTCGATCTGGGTATCACGGATCAGTTCTGGCAATGGCGCGGCACCGATGCTGAGGGTCAGCTCGTCGAGCTGCACGATTTGCCTTTGCTCGATCTGCCGATGGAGAACGCCGCGCTGGCGTTGCAGGCTTATCTGCTGCTCGGTTTGCCATGGAATGCCGGGCAGATTGTTGCGGCGTTGCAGGCGACTCGCGTGGTCGGTCGTCTTGATCGTCGTTCGTTCGAATGGAATGGCAAGCGTCTGAATCTGCTGCTGGACGTTGGCCATAACCCGCATGCGGCGGAATATCTGGCGCGGCGTCTGGCTGCGCGTCCGCCGGTCGGCAAGCGTCTGGCGGTGTTCGGCCTGTTGGCGGACAAGGATCTGGACGGTGTCATCGGTGAATTGAATGCCAGCGTCCAGCATTGGGCGGTGGCGCCGTTGGATTCGCCGCGTGCGCGTCCGGTGGCCGAATTGAATGCTGCACTGCAGAACCTTGGCGCGTCGGTCACGTCTTATGACAGCGTGGCGGCCGCTTTGGAAGGGCAGTGTGCAGTGGCCACCAGCGACGACGAGATCTTGCTGTTCGGATCATTTTATTGTGTCGCCGAGGCCCTCGAATGGCTGTCTCGGCGCTCCACGGAGGAAGCGGCAAATGGCTTTGCTGGATAAAGCGTACAAGCAGCGCATGGTCGGTGCCCTGGTGCTGGTGGCGCTGGCGGTGATTTTCCTGCCGATGCTGTTTTCCCGTCAGGATGAACAGCGTCAGGTAACCGTCGAGGCACCGGCAGCGCCGCAAGCGCCTGCCGTGGCGCAAATCCAGATGGAAACCGTGGCCGTGCCCGAGCCGCAGGTTCTGCCGCAAGAGCCAGTACCAAGCGATGACGAAGTCGCCGAGCAATCGGCGCCAGCAGCGCCGATTGCTTCCGCTGCACCAGCCCCGGCTCCGGCGCCGGTAGCCAAACCGGTTGCGCCGGCTCCGGCTCCCGCTCCGGTGGTAAAACCTGCTACAGCACCTGCTCAGCCGATCGCCGCGCTTTCCACCAAGCCTGATACCACTCAAAGCCGCGTCGACGCCAATGGCCTGTCGGTGAGCTGGTCGGTGCAACTGGCCAGTCTGTCGAGTCGCGCCAGCGCCGAAAGCCTGCAGAAAACCCTGCGTAGCCAGGGCTATAACGCTTACATCCGTTCCGCCGATGGCAAGAACCGGGTGTTCGTCGGTCCGCTGATCGAGCGCGCCGAAGCCGATCGTCTGCGTGATCTTTTGAGCCGCCAGCAGAACCTGAAGGGGTTTGTGGTGCGCTTCCAGCCTGAGCGTGGCTGAAATCTATCGCCCCGATTGAAATGCACTGACATTCGCAGCTTACCGACAGCCCTGCGCTCTGCTAAAATGCGCCGCCTTATCCGTCTGTAGGCTGCACTGTGCCATTTACCTGGGTTGACTGGGCGATCGTTGCAATCATCGCCATCTCCGCTTTGATCAGTTTGAGCCGCGGCTTCGTCAAAGAAGCATTGTCGCTGGTGACCTGGATCATCGCAGGAGTTGTTGCCTGGATGTTCGGTGGCTCACTGTCCGAGTACCTCGCCGGATACATCGAAACACCGTCGGCTCGTGTGATCACGGGCTGTGCCATCATGTTTGTCGCCACACTGATCGTGGGCGCAATGATCAATTATCTTATCGGCGAGTTGGTTCGCGTCACCGGGTTGTCCGGGACCGATCGATTCCTCGGCATGGCCTTCGGCGCTGCGCGTGGCGTGTTGCTGGTGGTCGTGGCGGTCGGGCTATTGAGCCTGGGGCCGGTACAGCAGGACGGGTGGTGGAAAGAATCACAGCTCGTGCCAAAGTTTCTATTGGTCGCAGACTGGTCCAAAAACCTGATTCTTGGGTGGAGCAGTCAGTGGCTTGCCAGCGGAATCAGCGTACCCGCTGATATTCCGTTCAAGGAACAACTCTTGCCGTCGGCCAAAACGCCTCAGTGAGTGTTGTTCAGTTCAGATCCATTAAGTAGGGGTTGCGTCGCATGTGTGGCATCGTCGGTATCGTCGGTAAGTCGAACGTCAATCAGGCGCTGTATGACGCGCTAACCGTGCTCCAGCACCGCGGCCAGGACGCTGCCGGTATCGTGACCAGCCATGATGGCCGGTTGTTCTTGCGCAAGGACAATGGCCTGGTGCGTGACGTGTTTCAGCAGCGTCACATGCAGCGCCTGGTCGGCCACATGGGTATCGGCCACGTCCGTTACCCGACTGCCGGCAGCTCGACGTCGGCCGAGGCTCAGCCGTTCTACGTCAACTCGCCGTACGGCATCACCCTGGCGCACAACGGTAACCTGACCAACGTTGAACAGTTGGCCAAAGAGATCTACGAATCCGATCTGCGTCACGTCAACACCAGTTCCGACTCGGAAGTGTTGCTCAACGTGTTCGCCCATGAGCTGGCCCAG
Protein-coding sequences here:
- a CDS encoding SPOR domain-containing protein gives rise to the protein MALLDKAYKQRMVGALVLVALAVIFLPMLFSRQDEQRQVTVEAPAAPQAPAVAQIQMETVAVPEPQVLPQEPVPSDDEVAEQSAPAAPIASAAPAPAPAPVAKPVAPAPAPAPVVKPATAPAQPIAALSTKPDTTQSRVDANGLSVSWSVQLASLSSRASAESLQKTLRSQGYNAYIRSADGKNRVFVGPLIERAEADRLRDLLSRQQNLKGFVVRFQPERG
- a CDS encoding CvpA family protein, whose product is MPFTWVDWAIVAIIAISALISLSRGFVKEALSLVTWIIAGVVAWMFGGSLSEYLAGYIETPSARVITGCAIMFVATLIVGAMINYLIGELVRVTGLSGTDRFLGMAFGAARGVLLVVVAVGLLSLGPVQQDGWWKESQLVPKFLLVADWSKNLILGWSSQWLASGISVPADIPFKEQLLPSAKTPQ